A genomic segment from Gammaproteobacteria bacterium encodes:
- the hslO gene encoding Hsp33 family molecular chaperone HslO: MSDDSQLHQHDNLQRFVFEGAPIRGEIVRLDATYRAVLDRRDYPPAIREILGEMMAATALLASTLKFEGRLIMQIQGDGPITLAMAECSESGVMRAIAQWQGDVTPAPLEQLVGRGQFAITIDPDGSRERYQGIVTLQGGSVAAALEHYFAQSEQLDTRLWLVTDSTQAAGMLLQKLPDTPFEDADAWDRAVHLGATLTREELLLLPVPDLLHRLYHEEDVRLFARQPLSFRCSCSRDRVEGVLRMMGQTEVESILQERGNVQAECEFCGAKYEFDPIDAAQLFTDPAPADTPSTRQ; this comes from the coding sequence ATGAGCGACGATTCACAGTTACATCAGCACGATAATTTGCAGCGCTTCGTTTTCGAAGGGGCGCCCATCCGCGGCGAGATCGTGCGCTTAGACGCCACTTACCGCGCGGTGCTCGACCGGCGCGACTATCCACCGGCGATACGCGAGATCTTGGGCGAGATGATGGCGGCGACGGCATTGCTCGCTTCAACGCTCAAGTTCGAAGGCCGGCTGATCATGCAAATCCAAGGCGACGGACCGATCACGTTGGCGATGGCTGAATGCTCGGAGAGCGGCGTCATGCGCGCTATCGCGCAATGGCAAGGCGACGTGACGCCGGCGCCGCTGGAGCAACTCGTCGGCCGCGGTCAGTTTGCCATCACAATCGATCCCGACGGTTCGCGCGAGCGCTACCAGGGTATCGTAACGTTGCAAGGCGGCTCCGTGGCGGCGGCGCTGGAACATTACTTCGCGCAATCGGAGCAATTGGATACACGACTGTGGCTGGTTACCGATAGCACGCAGGCGGCCGGCATGCTTCTGCAAAAATTACCGGACACACCGTTCGAAGACGCCGATGCCTGGGACCGGGCGGTACACTTAGGCGCGACGCTAACGCGTGAAGAATTACTGTTGCTGCCGGTGCCTGACCTTCTGCACCGGCTGTACCACGAAGAAGACGTACGCTTATTCGCCCGGCAACCGCTGAGCTTCCGCTGCTCCTGCTCACGCGATCGGGTCGAAGGGGTATTGCGGATGATGGGGCAGACGGAGGTCGAGTCGATCCTGCAGGAACGCGGCAATGTGCAGGCGGAATGCGAGTTTTGCGGGGCTAAATACGAATTCGACCCGATCGATGCCGCCCAGCTCTTTACCGATCCAGCGCCGGCCGACACCCCTTCCACGCGGCAATAA
- the sixA gene encoding phosphohistidine phosphatase SixA, with the protein MKLLLIRHAKAEERAFSLFSTDNDAARRLSDEGRKSMRKYAKGLRQIVPTIDVLATSPLLRAHETAEIVADAFACDALIEVPALAPSGSAAEVVEWLKQQAPGVTVVLVGHEPNLGSLVDWLLTGRETGFIDFKKGGACLIEFPARAAPGTGKLQWLAPPSLLRRLV; encoded by the coding sequence ATGAAGCTACTCTTAATTCGTCATGCCAAGGCAGAAGAGCGTGCCTTTAGTCTGTTTTCTACAGACAACGATGCCGCACGTCGTTTATCCGACGAAGGTCGGAAGAGCATGCGTAAATATGCCAAAGGCCTGCGCCAAATCGTCCCTACCATCGACGTACTAGCCACCAGTCCATTACTGCGCGCGCACGAAACTGCCGAGATCGTCGCCGACGCTTTCGCGTGCGATGCTCTTATCGAAGTGCCGGCATTGGCACCGAGCGGTTCGGCAGCAGAAGTCGTCGAATGGTTGAAGCAGCAGGCACCGGGCGTGACGGTAGTATTGGTCGGTCATGAGCCGAACTTGGGCAGCCTGGTCGATTGGCTGCTTACCGGTCGCGAAACGGGTTTCATCGATTTCAAAAAAGGTGGTGCTTGTTTGATTGAATTTCCGGCACGCGCCGCGCCTGGTACTGGCAAGCTCCAGTGGTTAGCGCCGCCGTCACTGTTGCGGCGATTGGTTTAG
- a CDS encoding glycosyltransferase family 1 protein, with protein sequence MNIVIVTDAWFPQINGVVRTIARTRDELQRLGHDVDIIGPDRFRTIACPTYPEIRLSLFPGRKLNELLSRARPDAVHISTEGPLGVAARAWCLDHDFPFTTSFHTQFPEYVWLRTRIPLWLSYRVMRWFHGRAATVMVATPTLYQRLSKWGFKNLGMWSRGVDTELFRPRDKSLLNTKRPLFMYMGRVAVEKNIEAFLTLDLPGSKCVVGGGPDLEMLKRKYPDVLFPGFKEGDALAQHLAGADVFVFPSRTDTFGLVLIEALACGIPVAAYPVQGPVDIIDDSVTGWLDEDLRKAAIKALALDPQRCRAAALQYTWGTCTEQFLSHLRAASIPPTNRRARANQTIPERL encoded by the coding sequence ATGAATATAGTCATAGTTACCGACGCCTGGTTCCCGCAGATTAACGGGGTCGTCCGCACGATCGCGCGCACGCGCGACGAGCTGCAGCGGCTCGGCCACGATGTCGACATCATCGGCCCGGATCGATTTCGCACGATCGCCTGCCCGACCTATCCGGAGATTCGCCTGTCGCTTTTTCCCGGGCGCAAACTGAACGAGCTACTCAGCCGCGCGCGCCCCGATGCCGTCCATATCTCCACCGAAGGACCGCTCGGTGTTGCCGCCCGTGCGTGGTGCTTGGATCATGATTTCCCCTTCACGACCTCGTTCCATACGCAGTTTCCGGAGTACGTGTGGCTACGTACGCGCATCCCGCTTTGGCTGTCGTACCGCGTGATGCGTTGGTTTCATGGGCGCGCAGCGACTGTCATGGTTGCCACACCGACGCTGTATCAACGCTTGTCGAAATGGGGCTTCAAGAATCTTGGAATGTGGTCGCGCGGTGTCGATACTGAATTATTCCGCCCACGCGATAAGTCACTGCTCAATACCAAACGCCCACTGTTCATGTACATGGGTCGCGTCGCCGTCGAAAAAAATATCGAGGCGTTCCTCACGCTCGATCTACCCGGCAGTAAGTGCGTGGTCGGCGGCGGCCCGGATTTGGAAATGCTCAAACGCAAATATCCGGACGTGCTGTTCCCAGGCTTCAAAGAGGGCGACGCCTTGGCGCAGCATCTCGCCGGCGCCGATGTATTCGTATTTCCGAGTCGCACCGACACTTTCGGGTTAGTGCTGATCGAGGCGCTCGCGTGCGGCATCCCGGTCGCGGCGTACCCGGTACAAGGTCCGGTCGACATCATCGACGACAGTGTTACCGGTTGGCTCGATGAGGATTTACGTAAAGCGGCAATTAAAGCATTAGCGCTCGATCCACAACGTTGCCGGGCGGCAGCGTTGCAATACACCTGGGGCACGTGCACCGAACAATTTTTATCGCATTTGCGGGCGGCGTCGATACCACCCACCAACAGGCGGGCGCGCGCGAACCAGACAATACCCGAGCGGCTGTAA
- a CDS encoding UDP-2,3-diacylglucosamine diphosphatase, producing MEPLRFRSIWISDVHLGTRACKAEYLLDFLQHTDSTRLYLVGDIVDFWNLKGGWYWPRLHNQVIQTAMEKASRGTEVTYVPGNHDELFRDHIGRAFGGIRVVKDVIHETADGRKLLVIHGDEFDAIVVNSKWLALLGSWMYDVLLSANRWVNWVRRRCGFPYWSLAAFLKHKVKNAVNFISHFEQALVHEAKRRQVDGVICGHIHKATLEDYGDILYGNCGDWVESCTALVERLDGSLAIVHWADESVYLLEETDHEYSHSYRRLVPAD from the coding sequence ATGGAACCGTTGCGCTTTCGCTCGATATGGATATCTGACGTTCATCTCGGCACACGTGCCTGCAAGGCCGAGTATCTCCTCGACTTCCTGCAGCACACCGACTCGACGCGCCTCTACCTGGTCGGCGACATCGTCGATTTCTGGAATCTCAAAGGCGGTTGGTATTGGCCGCGGCTGCATAACCAAGTCATTCAAACCGCCATGGAAAAAGCGTCGCGCGGAACCGAGGTGACGTACGTACCGGGCAATCACGACGAGCTGTTCCGCGATCATATCGGTCGTGCGTTCGGCGGTATACGCGTCGTCAAGGATGTCATTCACGAAACCGCCGACGGTCGCAAGCTGCTCGTGATCCACGGCGATGAGTTCGACGCCATCGTCGTCAACAGCAAGTGGCTGGCGCTGCTCGGTAGCTGGATGTACGACGTGCTGCTGTCGGCCAACCGCTGGGTCAACTGGGTGCGCCGACGCTGCGGCTTTCCGTATTGGTCGCTCGCCGCATTCCTCAAGCACAAAGTCAAAAACGCCGTCAACTTTATCAGCCACTTCGAACAGGCACTCGTGCACGAAGCCAAGCGCCGGCAAGTCGACGGCGTGATCTGCGGCCACATTCACAAAGCGACGCTCGAAGACTACGGCGACATCTTGTACGGCAACTGCGGCGATTGGGTGGAGTCGTGCACGGCGCTGGTCGAACGGCTCGACGGCAGCCTCGCCATCGTCCACTGGGCCGACGAAAGCGTTTACCTGTTGGAAGAAACTGACCATGAATATAGTCATAGTTACCGACGCCTGGTTCCCGCAGATTAA
- a CDS encoding diacylglycerol kinase — MPLLTKIIASLGDIERLINALRYAVQGIRAALQEEAAFRQEVALFFILAPLGAWLGDNGIERILLIGSLFIVMIVELLNSAIEATVDRIGEDRHKLSGRAKDMGSAAVLLSVFLVILTWGLVLFDHLSSG; from the coding sequence ATGCCGTTGCTAACGAAGATCATTGCCAGCTTGGGTGACATCGAACGATTGATTAACGCGTTGCGTTACGCGGTTCAGGGGATACGGGCGGCGCTACAGGAGGAGGCGGCGTTTCGGCAGGAAGTCGCATTATTTTTTATTCTGGCGCCGTTGGGAGCTTGGCTTGGCGACAACGGCATCGAGCGGATACTCCTGATCGGTAGCTTGTTTATTGTCATGATCGTCGAGTTGTTGAACTCGGCGATCGAGGCAACGGTCGATCGTATCGGCGAAGACCGGCACAAGCTTTCCGGCCGCGCCAAGGACATGGGCTCGGCGGCAGTGTTGTTGTCGGTGTTTCTGGTAATCCTCACCTGGGGGCTGGTCTTGTTCGATCACCTGTCCAGCGGTTAG
- the ppx gene encoding exopolyphosphatase: protein MQQPVPSLIAAIDLGSNSFHLVVARIEHGQVRVIDRLQEMVRLGGALDARNRLTKTTSRRALECLQRFGERLRGLPSEAVRVVGTDTLRRARNSEPFLVAAQKALGHPIEIVSGQEEARLIYQGVAHHLPNTDKRRLVIDIGGGSTELILGVGVMPQLAESLSLGCVSLNRAYFANGRINAKAMRAASTAARLECKPIEAQFRAHGWDEAYGSSGAIRAMAAVVQSQKWVEPDEGITAAALEKLTDRITAAGHARAFDMPGLSAERAPVFAAGVVILRAVFQALDLKRLQVSASGLREGILHDLLGRLRHEDAREQTVQALGSRYHIDTAQAERVARTVDECVAQVKHAWELDDDAARLLGWAARLHELGLAVAHSKYHHHGAYLLANSDLPGFAREQQQLLAVLVRSHRRRFPIEAFETLPRRSGKRARQMAAMLRLAVLLNRGRTDAPLPRARLRADKRRLSLRFPAGWLAHNPLTAADLAQEARYLRVAKLQLNFD from the coding sequence CTGCAGCAGCCGGTGCCGTCGCTGATCGCCGCAATCGATCTCGGCTCGAACAGTTTCCACTTAGTGGTCGCCCGTATCGAGCACGGTCAAGTGCGTGTTATCGATCGTTTGCAGGAAATGGTGCGGCTGGGCGGCGCGCTCGATGCGCGCAATCGGTTGACCAAAACCACCAGCCGGCGTGCGCTCGAATGCCTACAACGGTTCGGCGAGCGCCTGCGTGGCTTGCCGTCGGAGGCGGTGCGCGTGGTCGGCACCGACACCTTGCGGCGTGCGCGCAACAGCGAACCGTTTCTGGTAGCGGCGCAGAAGGCGCTGGGCCATCCGATCGAGATCGTCTCCGGCCAAGAAGAGGCACGACTCATCTACCAAGGCGTCGCTCACCACTTACCCAACACCGACAAGCGACGGTTGGTGATCGATATCGGCGGCGGTAGTACCGAGTTGATCCTCGGTGTCGGTGTCATGCCGCAGCTCGCCGAAAGCTTGTCGCTCGGTTGCGTCAGCCTGAACCGCGCTTACTTCGCTAACGGTCGGATAAACGCCAAGGCGATGCGCGCCGCCTCGACTGCCGCCCGGCTTGAGTGCAAACCCATCGAAGCGCAATTTCGGGCGCATGGCTGGGACGAGGCCTACGGCAGTTCCGGCGCGATCCGTGCGATGGCCGCGGTGGTGCAGAGTCAGAAGTGGGTTGAGCCGGACGAAGGTATCACTGCCGCCGCGCTCGAAAAATTAACCGACAGAATTACCGCCGCCGGCCACGCGCGTGCGTTCGATATGCCGGGTTTGAGTGCCGAGCGCGCGCCGGTGTTTGCCGCCGGTGTCGTCATCCTGCGCGCCGTATTTCAGGCACTCGATCTCAAGCGTTTGCAGGTATCGGCGAGCGGATTACGCGAAGGCATATTGCACGATCTGCTCGGTCGCTTACGTCACGAAGACGCGCGCGAGCAGACGGTGCAGGCGCTCGGCAGTCGGTATCACATCGATACTGCCCAAGCTGAGCGCGTCGCCCGTACGGTCGACGAGTGCGTCGCCCAAGTGAAGCACGCTTGGGAGCTAGACGACGACGCGGCGCGGTTGCTCGGTTGGGCGGCGCGGTTGCATGAGCTCGGCTTGGCAGTCGCCCACAGTAAATATCATCATCACGGCGCCTATCTATTGGCGAATTCCGATCTCCCTGGTTTTGCCCGCGAGCAGCAGCAGCTGTTAGCGGTGTTAGTGCGCAGTCATCGCCGGCGGTTTCCTATCGAAGCGTTCGAGACGTTACCGCGACGCAGCGGCAAACGCGCGCGGCAAATGGCTGCAATGTTGCGGTTGGCGGTGCTACTCAATCGCGGCCGTACCGACGCGCCACTACCGCGCGCTCGGCTGCGCGCCGATAAGCGTCGGTTATCATTGCGTTTTCCGGCCGGTTGGTTGGCGCACAATCCGCTGACGGCGGCGGATTTGGCACAAGAAGCGCGTTATTTGCGGGTAGCTAAGTTGCAGCTCAACTTCGATTGA
- a CDS encoding helix-turn-helix transcriptional regulator: MGGINKLNIIIAAASVGQAAPLILLLLRSAVKNRANYWLALALAGLSINCIATLFLQFDMAHQGALLLAFVPTAVLSIGPALWLYIRTLTQPVPAFRRRDALHFALPIAAVVFTCGVIIDGRLELLVPDMNVSMTSQTSVILIMMAPAVAQILVYLLAVFRAVTQYRRRLVEQFSEIESRSLNWVTGLFGVAFGLWLAWAMTWTWSLQIGNSITAIGIAIYIGYMGYYGVIQRSIYIRHGVRRKRSVATTANSGRESAHAPPAMEESAVSETPMLDRVEAGKYVRSTLTAEQIAVLQARLEAVIKTDKPYLEEDLTLADLAEQIDATPNQLSQLINQHMGANFYDFINRMRIDAVKRAIDDPSFDSFSLLDVAYISGFRSKTTFNSVFKRVEGMTPSEYRKTRSRQATAA, encoded by the coding sequence TTGGGCGGTATTAATAAGTTAAACATTATCATTGCCGCCGCCAGCGTAGGTCAGGCGGCGCCATTGATTCTGCTGTTGTTGCGTTCTGCCGTCAAAAACCGGGCGAACTACTGGCTGGCGCTAGCGTTGGCCGGGCTTTCTATTAACTGTATCGCCACCCTCTTTCTGCAATTCGATATGGCCCACCAAGGGGCACTGCTACTCGCTTTCGTTCCTACGGCAGTTCTCTCAATCGGCCCAGCATTGTGGCTTTATATACGAACACTGACGCAGCCTGTACCCGCGTTCCGTCGGCGCGATGCGTTGCATTTTGCGTTGCCGATCGCGGCGGTAGTTTTCACCTGTGGCGTCATTATCGACGGCCGACTGGAGTTGCTCGTACCTGATATGAACGTCTCAATGACGAGCCAAACGTCGGTGATCTTGATAATGATGGCGCCAGCGGTTGCACAGATACTGGTCTATCTGCTCGCTGTTTTCCGCGCAGTTACGCAATATCGTCGTCGCTTGGTCGAGCAATTTTCCGAAATCGAGTCGCGCTCGCTTAACTGGGTCACTGGGCTCTTCGGGGTGGCGTTCGGATTATGGTTGGCCTGGGCGATGACTTGGACATGGTCGCTACAAATTGGCAACTCGATTACCGCTATTGGGATAGCGATTTACATTGGCTATATGGGCTACTACGGCGTCATTCAGCGTTCGATATATATAAGGCATGGAGTCCGCAGGAAGCGCAGTGTGGCTACTACCGCTAACTCGGGCCGCGAATCGGCCCATGCGCCGCCCGCGATGGAAGAGTCGGCTGTATCGGAAACGCCGATGTTGGATCGGGTAGAAGCCGGCAAATACGTCCGCTCAACCCTCACCGCTGAACAAATTGCCGTGCTTCAGGCGCGTTTGGAGGCGGTTATAAAGACCGATAAGCCATATTTGGAAGAGGACCTAACATTAGCCGACCTCGCCGAGCAAATCGATGCCACGCCAAATCAATTATCACAGCTGATTAACCAGCATATGGGCGCCAACTTCTACGATTTCATTAACCGGATGCGCATCGATGCCGTAAAGCGGGCGATCGATGATCCATCGTTCGATTCTTTTTCGCTGCTCGACGTTGCCTATATCAGCGGTTTTCGCTCAAAGACCACGTTCAACTCAGTGTTCAAACGCGTTGAAGGGATGACGCCTAGCGAGTATCGCAAGACCCGATCGAGACAGGCGACCGCCGCTTGA
- the ppk1 gene encoding polyphosphate kinase 1 — protein sequence MSSAETITIELQQQPELYLNRELSLLAFNRRVLEQARDLSTPLLERLRFLCIASSNLDEFFEIRVAGLKEQVVSGSTQAGPDNIGPQEVLTRICTEAHKLVEEQYRVLNEELIPALERERIRFLRRSQWSTEQEQWVRNYFEQELLPVLSPLGLDPAHPFPKILNKSLNFIVSLRGRDAFGRVGGIAIVQAPRALPRLIQLPIECGSGPHDFVFLSSIIHNHVSDLFPGMEVTGCHQFRVTRNSELFVDEEEVGDLLRAVEGELASRRYGDTVRLEVADNCAAAMTSYLMNEFELGEPDVYQVNGPVNLNRLMAISELLDRPDLKYPAFVPGMPPVLAHREDIFAAIRAGDILLHHPFESFVPVVDFLRQAAADPNVLAIKQTLYRTGKSSVLVEALIAAARAGKEVTVIIELRARFDEEANINLASALQEAGAHVVYGVVGYKTHAKMVLVVRRENGKLRQYVHLGTGNYHDRTARLYTDFGLLTCDGPIGDDVHKVFLQLTSLGRVPKLKKLLQSPFTLQKELLNRIEREANYARVGRPAKIVAKMNAIIEPQIIQALYRASQAGVQIDLIIRGTCCLRPGLAGISDNIRVRSIIGRFLEHPRVYWFQNDGKEEVWLASADWMDRNFFRRVEIAFPVNDAKLRARVVKEALETYLADNTQAWELRSDGSYVRVATPEAPPIAAQLTLLKSLAETP from the coding sequence ATGAGCAGCGCCGAGACCATCACGATCGAACTGCAGCAGCAGCCCGAACTCTATTTGAACCGGGAGTTGTCGTTGCTCGCGTTCAATCGGCGCGTATTGGAGCAAGCACGCGACCTCAGCACGCCGCTGCTCGAACGGTTGCGCTTCTTATGTATCGCCAGCAGCAACCTCGACGAATTCTTCGAAATTCGCGTGGCCGGATTGAAGGAGCAAGTCGTATCGGGATCGACCCAGGCCGGTCCCGACAACATCGGCCCGCAGGAAGTGCTGACGCGCATCTGTACCGAAGCACACAAGCTGGTGGAAGAGCAGTACCGGGTACTGAACGAAGAGCTCATTCCAGCGCTGGAGCGCGAACGCATTCGCTTCTTGCGTCGCAGCCAATGGAGCACCGAGCAAGAGCAATGGGTGCGTAATTACTTTGAGCAAGAGCTGTTGCCGGTATTGAGCCCGCTCGGGCTCGATCCGGCGCATCCGTTCCCGAAGATCCTCAACAAGAGTTTGAACTTCATCGTCTCGCTACGCGGGCGCGATGCCTTCGGCCGCGTCGGCGGTATCGCCATCGTTCAAGCGCCGCGGGCGTTACCGCGGTTGATCCAGCTCCCGATCGAATGCGGCAGCGGTCCGCACGACTTCGTGTTCTTGTCGTCGATCATTCATAACCACGTCAGCGATTTGTTCCCCGGCATGGAAGTCACCGGCTGCCATCAGTTCCGCGTCACCCGCAACTCGGAACTGTTCGTCGACGAAGAAGAAGTCGGCGACCTATTGCGCGCGGTCGAAGGCGAGCTCGCATCGCGGCGCTACGGCGACACCGTGCGCCTTGAAGTTGCCGACAACTGTGCGGCGGCCATGACGTCGTATTTAATGAACGAATTCGAATTGGGCGAACCGGACGTTTATCAGGTCAACGGGCCGGTCAATCTCAATCGATTGATGGCAATCTCCGAGCTGCTCGACCGCCCGGACCTCAAGTACCCCGCGTTCGTACCGGGCATGCCGCCGGTGTTGGCGCACCGGGAAGACATCTTCGCCGCGATCCGTGCCGGCGACATTCTGCTGCATCATCCGTTCGAGTCGTTCGTGCCGGTGGTCGATTTTTTACGCCAGGCGGCAGCCGATCCAAACGTGCTGGCGATCAAGCAAACGCTCTATCGTACCGGCAAAAGCTCGGTGTTAGTCGAAGCGCTGATCGCCGCCGCCCGCGCCGGCAAAGAAGTGACGGTCATCATCGAGCTACGCGCCCGGTTCGATGAAGAAGCAAACATCAACCTCGCGTCGGCGCTACAGGAAGCCGGCGCGCACGTCGTCTACGGCGTCGTCGGTTACAAGACGCACGCGAAGATGGTGTTGGTGGTACGGCGCGAAAACGGCAAGCTGCGACAGTACGTGCACCTCGGTACCGGCAATTACCACGACCGTACCGCCCGGCTCTACACCGACTTCGGCCTGCTGACCTGCGACGGCCCGATTGGCGACGACGTACACAAAGTGTTTCTGCAACTCACCAGTCTCGGCCGAGTGCCGAAGCTGAAGAAACTTTTACAGTCGCCGTTTACCCTGCAAAAAGAACTGCTGAACCGCATCGAGCGCGAAGCCAACTACGCCCGTGTCGGTCGGCCGGCGAAGATCGTCGCCAAGATGAACGCCATCATCGAGCCGCAGATCATCCAAGCGCTCTATCGCGCGTCCCAGGCCGGCGTGCAAATCGACCTCATCATCCGCGGCACTTGCTGCCTGCGGCCGGGCTTAGCCGGCATTTCCGACAATATTCGCGTGCGCTCGATCATCGGTCGCTTTCTCGAACATCCGCGGGTTTATTGGTTTCAGAACGACGGTAAGGAAGAAGTATGGCTCGCCAGCGCCGACTGGATGGATCGCAATTTCTTTCGGCGCGTCGAGATTGCGTTCCCGGTCAACGACGCAAAATTGCGTGCGCGCGTCGTCAAGGAAGCGCTGGAAACGTATCTCGCCGATAACACGCAAGCGTGGGAACTTCGGAGCGATGGTAGCTATGTGCGCGTTGCCACACCGGAGGCGCCGCCGATAGCAGCACAACTTACCCTGCTTAAGAGTTTGGCAGAGACACCGTAG
- a CDS encoding ABC transporter substrate-binding protein: MSRMLKFLRIFFCVLWVVASSPLLALDELRVGLSTDIVTVDPHFANQDSVSAVCAHIYETLVALDPDTHLIPVLATSWRPINETTWEFKLRRDVKFHDGSPLTADDVAFSIDRPATLTTSSAPFTSYTKTIVSKKIIDPYTIQLTTAIPYPLLPNDLSRIFIVSKKAAQNASTEDFNLGKVEAGSGPFKLTRYTKGDSIQLQRNDAYWGDKPAWTQVTLKMLPNDSARMSALLSGDVQAIENVQANLVAQFRQNKKLSVYEKVSSRFMFIYLDFRDTTPYAVDKAGKPLAKNPLQDLRVRQAISKLIDRNVLAERVIDKLGVPNGNIAAPGTYGFSPTLTPETYDLAGAKRLLTEAGYPNGFGITFFAPNNRFINDDQVAQAIGQMLTRGGIDTKVQTMPMATYIPRAARKENGFGLLGWGVGGGEPSGAMRAFLATTDKEKGLGAYNWASYSNPRFDELLLQALRTVDDKPREKLLQQAVELAVKKDYAIIPLYNQVVTWATKKGIRYTPRTDEFTLAQQFHPE; encoded by the coding sequence ATGAGTCGGATGCTGAAGTTCCTGCGTATATTTTTCTGCGTGTTATGGGTCGTTGCTAGTTCGCCGTTGCTGGCGCTCGATGAGTTGCGGGTTGGGTTGAGCACCGACATCGTTACGGTCGATCCGCACTTTGCCAATCAAGATTCCGTCAGCGCCGTGTGCGCGCATATTTACGAAACCTTAGTCGCGTTGGATCCGGATACGCACTTGATCCCAGTATTGGCGACATCGTGGCGTCCGATCAACGAGACGACGTGGGAGTTCAAGCTGCGGCGCGATGTTAAGTTTCACGACGGATCGCCGTTGACGGCGGACGATGTGGCGTTTTCGATCGATCGGCCGGCGACGCTCACGACCAGTAGTGCGCCGTTCACCAGTTACACGAAAACGATCGTCAGCAAAAAGATCATCGATCCCTACACGATCCAGCTGACGACGGCGATACCGTATCCGTTGTTGCCGAACGACCTGTCGCGGATTTTTATCGTGTCGAAGAAGGCGGCGCAGAACGCCTCGACCGAAGATTTTAATTTGGGCAAGGTCGAGGCCGGTTCCGGCCCGTTCAAGCTGACCAGGTACACCAAGGGCGACAGCATTCAGTTGCAACGCAACGACGCTTATTGGGGTGACAAGCCGGCGTGGACCCAGGTGACGTTGAAGATGCTGCCGAACGACTCGGCGCGCATGTCGGCGTTGTTGTCCGGCGACGTGCAGGCGATTGAGAACGTGCAGGCGAATCTGGTGGCGCAATTTCGCCAGAACAAGAAGCTGTCGGTGTATGAAAAGGTGTCCAGCCGATTCATGTTCATCTATCTCGATTTTCGCGACACCACGCCGTACGCGGTCGATAAAGCGGGTAAGCCGTTGGCGAAAAATCCGTTGCAGGATTTGCGCGTGCGCCAGGCGATATCCAAGTTGATCGACCGCAACGTTCTGGCCGAACGCGTGATCGATAAGCTCGGTGTGCCGAACGGCAATATCGCCGCGCCCGGCACATACGGCTTCAGTCCGACGTTGACGCCGGAGACCTACGACCTGGCCGGCGCGAAGCGGCTGCTGACCGAGGCGGGTTATCCCAACGGTTTCGGCATTACGTTCTTCGCGCCGAACAATCGATTCATCAACGACGATCAAGTGGCGCAGGCCATCGGCCAGATGTTGACGCGTGGCGGCATCGACACCAAGGTGCAGACCATGCCGATGGCCACGTACATCCCACGCGCGGCGCGCAAGGAGAACGGCTTCGGGTTGCTCGGTTGGGGCGTCGGCGGCGGCGAGCCGTCCGGCGCGATGCGCGCGTTCTTGGCGACCACCGATAAGGAAAAAGGGCTCGGTGCTTACAATTGGGCGAGCTACAGCAATCCGCGGTTCGATGAGTTGTTGTTGCAGGCACTGCGCACCGTCGACGACAAGCCGCGCGAAAAATTGTTGCAGCAAGCGGTCGAGCTCGCCGTGAAAAAAGATTACGCCATTATTCCGTTGTACAACCAGGTCGTGACCTGGGCGACTAAGAAGGGCATTCGCTATACGCCGCGCACCGACGAATTCACCTTGGCGCAGCAATTTCATCCTGAGTAA